One part of the Deltaproteobacteria bacterium genome encodes these proteins:
- a CDS encoding phosphate ABC transporter substrate-binding protein, translated as MKFIHSIPFLCAAVLVAEQASAQYQSQPTEESRKLPPGSAAERKARMSTRANAVAYTKKFDLSGLPHYVPEEKSTGKLRVYGNNYVGDAPLGRWWKEAFEKVQPGIHIEYYLPSAAIAIPGLYFGLADVAINHEPSFYDSLGHLRLKGYEPVGFSAFTGSYDYVGWQNNFVIIVNKENPLAKITLQQLDGIFGSARDGGWVGTTWHPEFKRGPDQDIRKWGQLGLAREWADKRINVHGYSLRYATAIEFSNKVLQASDKWNGDLHAYGNYRRADGTTYLEADQVVDEVRKDPAAIGYVRFHQGLPKEIKVLALARTTAGPYVDYSLDTVQNRSYPLWGDQSLWVSVKPGTRMDAKTREFIRFVLSREAQELVQRDGKYLPLTAEAAREELRKLDQFTGVNQ; from the coding sequence ATGAAATTCATCCATTCGATCCCCTTCCTCTGCGCCGCAGTCCTCGTGGCGGAGCAGGCGTCGGCGCAGTACCAGTCGCAGCCAACCGAGGAATCGCGCAAGCTTCCCCCGGGGTCCGCGGCGGAGCGCAAGGCGCGCATGTCGACGCGCGCCAACGCGGTTGCCTACACGAAGAAGTTCGACCTGAGCGGCCTGCCCCATTACGTTCCGGAGGAAAAATCCACCGGCAAGCTGCGCGTCTACGGCAACAACTACGTCGGCGACGCGCCCCTGGGGCGCTGGTGGAAGGAGGCGTTTGAGAAGGTCCAGCCGGGAATCCACATCGAGTACTACCTGCCCTCGGCGGCCATTGCCATTCCCGGTCTCTACTTCGGGCTGGCGGACGTCGCCATCAACCACGAGCCCAGCTTCTACGATTCGCTCGGCCATCTCCGCCTGAAGGGCTACGAGCCGGTGGGCTTCTCCGCCTTCACCGGTTCATACGACTACGTGGGCTGGCAGAACAACTTCGTGATCATCGTCAACAAGGAGAATCCGCTGGCGAAGATCACCCTGCAGCAGCTCGACGGCATCTTCGGCTCGGCCCGGGATGGCGGCTGGGTGGGAACCACGTGGCATCCCGAGTTCAAGCGCGGTCCCGACCAGGATATCCGCAAGTGGGGTCAGCTCGGTCTGGCTCGCGAATGGGCCGACAAGCGCATCAACGTCCACGGTTACAGCCTGCGTTACGCAACTGCCATCGAGTTCTCCAACAAGGTGCTGCAGGCGAGCGACAAGTGGAACGGCGATCTGCACGCCTATGGCAACTATCGCCGCGCCGACGGCACCACGTATCTGGAAGCCGACCAGGTCGTCGACGAGGTGCGCAAGGATCCGGCGGCGATCGGTTACGTGCGCTTCCACCAGGGCCTGCCCAAAGAGATCAAGGTGCTGGCGCTGGCCAGAACGACTGCCGGCCCGTACGTCGATTACAGCCTCGATACCGTGCAAAACCGCTCATACCCGCTCTGGGGCGATCAATCGCTCTGGGTGAGCGTCAAGCCGGGGACGCGCATGGACGCGAAGACGCGCGAGTTCATCCGCTTCGTCCTGAGCAGGGAAGCGCAGGAGCTGGTGCAGCGCGACGGCAAGTACCTGCCGCTCACCGCAGAGGCGGCGCGCGAGGAACTCAGGAAGCTCGACCAATTCACCGGAGTGAACCAATGA
- a CDS encoding phosphate ABC transporter substrate-binding protein translates to MPAVALICGLVAAASPLPAYQPQAAASGTIRIFGSGLGGLVKLWEQAFAKVQPAARFVDHLPTSDAAIPALVTGVADLAPDGGDATLTESLSFYEVHGHAPTDVVVATGSFDAEGRSNGLVVFVHKDNPIGKLTIAQLDGIFGAERTAGMRGFKWTPSDGRGAQGDIRTWGQLGLTGEWADKPIQTYGHAPSGTARFFQSAVLNNGDKWNPNFREFVESGSKMIADEDRAGPRLGLVHMLRDELANDRYGIAWTVMPQAKGIAGIKAIALAPRQGGFYVFPARQTFQDRTYPLVRSIHIFLNRTPGRPLEPRLREFLRFILSREGQSIVDRDGGYLPLTASVALEQLRKLD, encoded by the coding sequence ATGCCTGCCGTGGCCCTGATCTGCGGATTGGTCGCCGCTGCATCGCCGCTTCCGGCCTACCAGCCGCAGGCGGCGGCGAGCGGGACCATCCGCATTTTCGGCTCCGGCCTGGGCGGCCTGGTCAAGCTGTGGGAGCAGGCGTTCGCCAAGGTGCAACCGGCGGCGCGGTTCGTCGACCATCTGCCGACCAGCGACGCTGCCATTCCCGCACTGGTGACCGGCGTCGCCGACCTGGCGCCCGACGGCGGCGATGCCACGCTCACCGAGAGCCTCTCGTTCTACGAAGTGCACGGGCATGCCCCCACCGACGTCGTCGTTGCCACCGGCTCCTTCGACGCGGAGGGCCGTTCCAACGGGCTGGTGGTCTTCGTCCACAAGGACAATCCCATCGGAAAGCTCACCATCGCGCAGCTCGACGGGATCTTCGGCGCCGAGCGCACCGCGGGAATGCGTGGCTTCAAGTGGACGCCTTCGGACGGTCGTGGCGCGCAGGGCGACATCCGCACCTGGGGCCAGCTCGGCCTCACCGGCGAATGGGCGGACAAGCCCATCCAGACCTACGGCCACGCGCCGTCCGGCACGGCCCGCTTCTTCCAGTCGGCGGTGCTGAACAACGGCGACAAGTGGAACCCGAACTTCCGCGAGTTCGTCGAGAGCGGCAGCAAGATGATCGCCGACGAAGACCGCGCCGGGCCGCGCCTGGGCCTCGTCCACATGCTGCGCGATGAGCTGGCCAACGACCGCTACGGCATCGCCTGGACGGTGATGCCACAGGCGAAGGGAATCGCCGGGATCAAGGCCATCGCGCTCGCGCCGCGCCAGGGCGGCTTCTACGTATTTCCTGCGCGCCAGACGTTCCAGGACCGGACGTATCCGTTGGTGCGGAGCATCCACATCTTCCTCAATCGCACGCCGGGCCGGCCGCTAGAGCCGAGGCTGCGCGAGTTCTTGCGCTTCATCCTCAGCCGTGAGGGGCAGAGCATCGTCGACCGCGACGGAGGCTACCTGCCGCTGACCGCCTCAGTGGCGCTCGAACAACTCAGGAAGCTCGACTGA
- a CDS encoding MFS transporter, whose product MLTRQERNAKIRSVVRVASGNFLEMYDFMVYGYYAKAIAAEFFPSQSEFASLMAALATFGAGFLMRPLGALVLGAYIDHHGRRKGLILTLTLMAMGTLSIAVVPGYAVLGIVAPLLVLLGRLLQGFSAGVELGGVSVYLSEIATPGRKGFYTSWQSGSQQVAVVFAATLGALLHKYVSGAHMTAWGWRIPLLIGCGIIPFVFLIRRSLAETEDFLKRKQHKHHPTPMEILRSTMINWRIVLTGAMLVTMTTVSFYTITAYTPTFGQQVLKMNPNDSYIVTLCVGLTNLLWLPVSGSLSDRIGRRPILLACAMLALVTAYPAMSWLVGAPSFGRLLAVELWLSFLFGCWNGAMIPFLTEIMPTRVRTSGFSLAYSLATAIFGGFTPMIATWLIHATGNKAMPGAWLSLAALCGLLATLVTLSLSHEVSVEVEAVSATAPAPA is encoded by the coding sequence ATGCTCACCCGACAAGAACGCAACGCCAAGATCCGCTCCGTCGTCCGCGTCGCGAGCGGCAACTTCCTCGAGATGTACGACTTCATGGTCTACGGCTACTACGCCAAGGCCATCGCAGCCGAGTTCTTCCCCAGCCAGAGCGAGTTCGCCTCGCTGATGGCCGCGCTCGCCACTTTCGGCGCCGGCTTTCTCATGCGTCCCCTGGGTGCGCTGGTCCTCGGCGCGTACATCGACCATCACGGGCGCCGCAAGGGGCTGATCCTCACGCTCACCCTGATGGCCATGGGCACGCTCTCCATCGCCGTCGTTCCGGGCTACGCGGTCTTGGGAATCGTCGCGCCGCTCCTGGTTCTGCTCGGCCGGCTGCTGCAAGGGTTCTCCGCCGGCGTCGAGTTGGGTGGCGTCTCCGTGTACCTGTCGGAGATCGCCACTCCCGGCCGCAAGGGCTTCTATACTTCGTGGCAGTCGGGCAGTCAGCAGGTGGCCGTGGTGTTCGCCGCCACTCTGGGCGCCCTGCTCCACAAGTACGTCTCCGGCGCGCACATGACCGCCTGGGGCTGGCGGATCCCGCTGCTGATCGGTTGCGGCATCATTCCCTTCGTCTTCCTCATCCGCCGCTCGCTGGCGGAGACCGAGGACTTCCTCAAGCGCAAGCAGCACAAGCACCACCCCACGCCGATGGAAATCCTCCGCTCCACGATGATCAACTGGCGCATCGTCCTGACGGGCGCGATGCTGGTGACCATGACGACCGTGTCGTTCTACACGATCACGGCGTACACCCCGACGTTCGGCCAGCAGGTCCTGAAGATGAACCCGAACGACAGCTACATCGTCACTCTCTGCGTCGGTCTGACCAACTTGCTCTGGCTGCCCGTCTCCGGCTCGCTCTCCGACCGTATCGGCCGGCGGCCCATCCTCCTGGCCTGCGCGATGCTGGCGCTGGTGACTGCCTACCCGGCGATGTCGTGGCTGGTGGGAGCGCCTTCCTTCGGCCGGCTGCTGGCGGTCGAGCTATGGCTCTCGTTCCTCTTCGGGTGCTGGAACGGAGCGATGATTCCTTTCCTCACCGAGATCATGCCGACCCGGGTCCGGACCTCAGGGTTCTCGTTGGCCTACAGCCTCGCCACCGCCATCTTCGGCGGGTTCACGCCGATGATCGCGACCTGGCTCATCCACGCCACCGGAAACAAGGCGATGCCCGGCGCCTGGCTTTCGCTCGCGGCCCTGTGCGGGCTGCTCGCCACGCTGGTGACACTGAGCCTCTCGCACGAAGTGAGCGTCGAGGTCGAAGCCGTTTCCGCCACCGCTCCTGCGCCGGCCTGA
- a CDS encoding PepSY domain-containing protein yields the protein MLARPLGAVPEAVAQPPPAAATIPVRTKCMRAVMHRLVLSWHRWTGLSIGLVLVFMAATGILLSYRSRMEPAVYRSLLTVPACDARVPLDALVSNARAAHREGEFDYIRIKGAPAGSARLPATQVRLRGPGFQDDVFFDPCTGVVLGQRGRYGGFFGTMEAFHKFKFVKNGNVISGTAALLLVFMLAGAGIYLWWPRRLKSLKPALKPNPRLRGRERTINLHKVLGVYASLILVPTALTGLPQAFDWFQDGIYWITASPKPTKPESTPLPGKTRLEMETYWQKVQSLVPDPVEALIHFPAKARDPVEIFAIERGAPHANARTMLFLDAYDGGVLRFTPYARSSLGHQAYFWTLSWHTGMVGGVVGPAILVSGALALLFLAYTGVSSFLRRALRVAR from the coding sequence ATGCTCGCTAGGCCGCTCGGTGCAGTCCCGGAAGCAGTCGCTCAGCCGCCTCCGGCGGCTGCGACGATCCCCGTGCGCACGAAGTGCATGCGCGCGGTGATGCACCGGCTCGTGCTCTCCTGGCATCGCTGGACGGGCCTCTCCATCGGCCTGGTGCTGGTCTTCATGGCCGCGACGGGAATCCTTCTCTCCTATCGATCGCGGATGGAGCCGGCGGTCTACCGCAGTCTGCTCACTGTGCCCGCCTGCGACGCGCGCGTGCCGCTCGACGCGCTCGTCAGCAATGCGCGTGCAGCGCACCGCGAGGGCGAATTCGATTACATCCGGATCAAGGGAGCGCCGGCCGGATCGGCGCGCTTGCCCGCTACTCAAGTGCGGCTGAGAGGCCCCGGGTTCCAGGACGATGTGTTCTTCGATCCGTGCACCGGCGTCGTGCTTGGGCAGCGCGGCCGCTACGGCGGCTTCTTCGGCACCATGGAGGCCTTCCACAAGTTCAAGTTCGTCAAGAACGGAAACGTCATCAGCGGCACTGCCGCCTTGCTGCTCGTCTTCATGCTCGCGGGTGCGGGCATCTACCTGTGGTGGCCGCGGCGCCTGAAGTCGTTGAAGCCGGCGCTCAAGCCCAATCCGCGTCTGCGCGGGCGCGAGCGCACAATCAATCTCCACAAAGTGCTGGGCGTCTACGCGAGCTTGATCCTCGTTCCGACCGCGCTCACCGGGCTGCCCCAGGCGTTCGACTGGTTCCAGGACGGCATCTACTGGATCACCGCCTCGCCCAAGCCCACGAAGCCGGAGTCGACGCCGCTCCCGGGCAAGACGAGACTGGAGATGGAGACCTACTGGCAAAAAGTGCAGTCGCTCGTGCCGGACCCGGTCGAGGCGCTCATTCATTTCCCGGCCAAGGCGCGCGATCCCGTCGAGATCTTCGCCATCGAGCGCGGCGCTCCGCACGCCAACGCGCGCACGATGCTGTTCCTCGACGCCTACGACGGTGGGGTGCTTCGTTTCACCCCTTATGCACGGAGCAGCCTGGGACATCAGGCCTACTTCTGGACGCTGTCCTGGCATACCGGGATGGTGGGCGGAGTCGTCGGCCCCGCGATCCTCGTGTCGGGCGCTCTGGCGCTCCTTTTCCTCGCTTACACGGGCGTGAGCAGCTTCCTTCGCCGCGCGCTGCGGGTCGCGCGTTGA
- a CDS encoding nitrate ABC transporter substrate-binding protein: MRHIAAMFALLCSAAPATPPAQQRIVLLVDEIKAIRNFPVVLAERLGYLEGVTVMNIRDDAPTAEMLMSGRVDAVMAYYHHTVVNRAAGRNFEAVVTLGVTPGTKVLVANHARDKYRTPKDLAGSRIIAGGAGSSKTTVANALLLAGGHAISDYTRIANESKDKIAAMLRSGGADLVVAPTPDGAYYEAQGVATVFADLTTAETTRKFLGALFPSSTIYMTSERVKAHPEIAQRLADGFVRTLRFIHSHSPEEILAVIPPEISGPDRVAYLRTLKEEIPMFAGDGRMPRGAAEQERRVLAELNPRYKQVRVEETYTNTFVDAALRGGDAR, translated from the coding sequence ATGAGACACATTGCTGCGATGTTCGCCCTGCTCTGCTCCGCCGCTCCCGCAACGCCGCCTGCGCAGCAGCGGATCGTCCTGTTGGTCGACGAGATCAAGGCCATCCGCAACTTCCCGGTGGTTCTCGCGGAGCGGCTCGGATACCTCGAGGGCGTCACAGTGATGAACATCCGCGACGACGCTCCCACCGCCGAGATGCTGATGAGCGGCCGTGTGGACGCGGTGATGGCTTACTACCATCACACCGTCGTCAACCGGGCCGCGGGCCGAAATTTCGAGGCCGTGGTCACGCTCGGCGTGACGCCCGGCACCAAGGTGCTCGTGGCCAACCACGCGCGAGACAAGTACAGGACGCCCAAGGACCTCGCGGGCAGCCGCATCATCGCCGGCGGCGCAGGTTCGTCGAAGACCACGGTCGCCAACGCGCTGCTGCTGGCAGGCGGCCACGCCATTTCCGACTACACGCGCATCGCCAACGAGAGCAAGGACAAGATCGCCGCCATGCTGCGCAGCGGCGGCGCGGACCTGGTCGTCGCGCCCACGCCGGACGGCGCGTACTACGAAGCGCAAGGCGTTGCCACCGTCTTCGCCGATCTCACCACCGCGGAGACCACGCGCAAGTTCCTTGGCGCGCTCTTTCCTTCCTCGACCATCTACATGACCAGCGAGCGGGTGAAGGCGCATCCCGAGATCGCCCAGCGGCTGGCGGATGGATTCGTGCGGACGCTGAGGTTCATCCACTCGCACAGCCCTGAGGAAATCCTCGCCGTGATTCCGCCGGAGATCAGCGGGCCGGATCGCGTCGCGTACTTGCGGACGCTGAAAGAGGAGATCCCCATGTTCGCCGGCGACGGCCGCATGCCGAGGGGCGCGGCGGAGCAAGAGCGGCGCGTGCTCGCCGAGTTGAATCCCAGGTACAAGCAGGTGAGGGTCGAAGAGACCTACACCAACACCTTCGTCGACGCGGCGCTGCGAGGCGGCGATGCTCGCTAG
- a CDS encoding YncE family protein gives MLRFEVAPAQQFYRLEASAVLKSPSPEWDYVTLDERRGYLFIGRRADGVTVYDVKAGRVVRTIANSDDANAVTLVPEFDRGYTTNGDGSTTAFRLSTLETIERIKLGEDADAGIYDPVTKQIAFTMGDSQKIAFLEAKTGKPLGALPMESKKLDGAVPDGEGHLFMALRDRNLVAKIDMAAHRLDAQWKTDGCEQPTGVAYDRAGQRVFVGCRGAKPVLAVMDAQSGRVISTHEIGRGNDGVVYDAAAHKVYTSNGVDANLVIYDQLDADTYRLSEATTTRPYARTMALDSKTKKVYLVTAEGTADPEKRINRAVAPFYPNRYYPDTFTILTFAPHE, from the coding sequence ATCCTCCGCTTCGAGGTCGCGCCGGCGCAGCAGTTCTACCGGCTGGAAGCGTCGGCGGTCCTCAAGAGCCCTTCGCCGGAATGGGACTACGTGACGCTCGATGAGCGCCGCGGCTATCTGTTCATCGGTCGCCGCGCCGACGGCGTGACCGTCTACGACGTGAAAGCCGGACGCGTGGTGCGCACCATCGCCAACTCGGACGACGCCAACGCCGTCACGTTGGTGCCGGAATTCGACCGCGGCTACACCACCAACGGTGACGGCTCGACCACCGCGTTCCGCCTCTCCACGCTGGAGACCATCGAGCGCATCAAGCTGGGGGAGGACGCCGATGCCGGCATCTACGATCCGGTGACGAAGCAGATCGCTTTCACCATGGGCGACAGTCAGAAGATCGCGTTTCTCGAGGCGAAGACCGGCAAGCCGCTCGGGGCGCTGCCGATGGAGAGCAAGAAGCTGGATGGCGCCGTTCCCGACGGCGAGGGCCATCTCTTCATGGCGCTGCGCGACCGCAACCTGGTGGCGAAGATCGACATGGCCGCCCACCGGCTCGACGCGCAGTGGAAGACCGACGGCTGCGAGCAGCCCACCGGCGTGGCGTACGACCGCGCTGGCCAGCGCGTTTTCGTCGGTTGCCGCGGCGCCAAGCCGGTGCTGGCGGTGATGGACGCGCAGTCGGGGCGAGTGATCTCGACGCACGAGATCGGGCGGGGCAATGACGGCGTGGTCTACGACGCCGCGGCGCACAAGGTCTACACGTCCAACGGCGTCGACGCGAACCTGGTGATCTACGATCAGCTCGACGCCGACACGTACCGGCTGTCCGAAGCCACCACCACGCGGCCTTACGCGCGCACGATGGCGCTCGATTCGAAGACGAAGAAGGTCTACCTGGTGACCGCCGAAGGCACGGCCGATCCCGAGAAGAGGATCAACCGCGCGGTCGCGCCCTTCTATCCGAACCGCTACTACCCCGACACATTCACCATCCTCACCTTCGCTCCCCACGAGTGA
- a CDS encoding phosphate ABC transporter substrate-binding protein, PhoT family — MIMRALRIATILAALAAAPAFALKYAAPEHRLAVDPAIASWKPAELTVAPEEELHLVGADVMDEITLGWVRLFRKAYPRLSVTMEARASGTGGPALTDGRAELAPVGRELLPAEEKAFVDKFGYKPLAIKVATGSVGSLGKTATSVIFVDKDNPLQGLTMAQLDAIYSKTRLRGHADIRTWGDVGLKGDWAARPIHLYGLKPVNGIEQFLKQRLLLGGDYRDGIEFVKGKGFTHAFTVAAEDMAHKPGGLTYALLSNVTSNVKVLPIAEKEGTPFLAPTVENVYSHAYPLSRFVYIFVNRPPGKALEPKVKEFLQLVLSREGQDVVAREGVYIPLTPETVREERAKLE; from the coding sequence ATGATCATGCGCGCGCTTCGCATCGCAACGATTCTCGCCGCCCTCGCCGCCGCGCCCGCCTTCGCGCTCAAGTATGCGGCGCCCGAGCACCGGCTCGCCGTCGATCCGGCCATCGCCTCCTGGAAACCAGCCGAGCTCACCGTCGCGCCCGAGGAGGAACTGCACCTGGTCGGCGCCGACGTGATGGACGAGATCACGCTCGGCTGGGTGCGGCTCTTCCGCAAGGCGTATCCGCGCCTCAGCGTCACGATGGAGGCGCGCGCCTCCGGCACCGGCGGCCCGGCGCTCACTGACGGACGCGCCGAGCTGGCTCCCGTGGGCCGCGAGCTGTTGCCGGCCGAGGAGAAGGCATTCGTCGACAAGTTCGGCTACAAGCCGCTCGCCATCAAGGTGGCGACCGGCAGCGTGGGTTCTTTGGGGAAGACGGCCACCTCGGTCATCTTCGTCGACAAGGACAATCCCCTCCAGGGCCTGACCATGGCCCAGCTCGATGCCATCTATTCGAAGACCCGGCTGCGCGGACACGCGGACATCCGGACCTGGGGCGACGTCGGACTGAAGGGCGACTGGGCAGCGCGGCCCATCCACCTCTACGGGCTCAAGCCCGTCAATGGCATCGAGCAGTTCCTCAAGCAGCGGCTGTTGCTCGGCGGCGACTACAGGGACGGGATCGAGTTCGTCAAGGGCAAGGGCTTCACTCACGCGTTCACCGTCGCTGCAGAGGACATGGCGCACAAGCCCGGCGGACTCACCTATGCGCTGCTCTCCAACGTCACGAGCAACGTCAAGGTGCTGCCGATCGCGGAAAAGGAGGGCACACCGTTCCTCGCGCCCACCGTCGAGAACGTCTACTCGCACGCTTACCCCCTCAGCCGCTTCGTCTACATCTTCGTCAACCGCCCGCCTGGCAAGGCGCTCGAGCCGAAGGTGAAGGAATTCCTCCAGCTCGTCCTCAGCCGCGAGGGGCAGGACGTGGTCGCGCGGGAAGGCGTCTACATCCCGCTCACACCCGAAACGGTCCGCGAAGAGCGGGCCAAGCTGGAGTGA
- a CDS encoding response regulator transcription factor, with the protein MKVLIIEDQFRLGEFLQAALTECRYTARWVRTCKDASDALADTPFDLVVLDLGLPDGDGMELLKEWRKSGFNEPVLILSARDSVEDRVKGLDHGADDYMPKPFSREELLARIRSLVRRQSTVKQTVLEHAGIRLDLLGHTVQVNGKPVDLTSREYALLEIFMQNHGRILPRTLITDKIWASSYDVDTNLLDVYMSRLRAKLESTSGKPLFKTVRGVGYQLL; encoded by the coding sequence GTGAAGGTCTTGATCATCGAAGATCAATTTCGTCTCGGCGAGTTCCTGCAGGCAGCGCTCACCGAATGCCGTTACACGGCGCGCTGGGTCCGCACCTGCAAGGACGCCTCCGACGCGCTCGCCGATACGCCCTTCGATCTGGTGGTTCTCGACCTCGGGCTGCCCGATGGCGACGGCATGGAACTGCTCAAGGAGTGGCGCAAGAGCGGCTTCAACGAGCCGGTCTTGATTCTCAGTGCGCGCGACTCGGTCGAGGATCGGGTCAAAGGACTCGATCACGGCGCCGACGACTACATGCCCAAGCCTTTCAGCCGTGAGGAGTTGCTCGCGCGCATCCGCTCGCTGGTCCGGCGGCAGTCCACCGTCAAGCAGACGGTGCTCGAGCACGCGGGCATCCGCCTCGACCTGCTCGGACATACCGTGCAGGTCAACGGCAAGCCCGTCGATCTCACCAGCCGCGAATATGCGCTGCTGGAGATCTTCATGCAAAACCACGGGCGCATCCTTCCCCGTACCCTGATCACCGACAAGATCTGGGCCTCGAGCTACGACGTGGACACCAACCTGCTGGACGTCTACATGAGCCGGTTGCGCGCCAAGCTGGAGTCGACCTCGGGCAAGCCTCTCTTCAAGACGGTGCGCGGGGTCGGATATCAGCTGCTATGA
- a CDS encoding HAMP domain-containing protein: protein MKSIGTRIAAWYATAATATLACLFVVGYLLLEKQLVHGLDLLIETEFRQIETRLGPDYRTLSPQAIETRIREITDYASTLFYIDMHIPGKGVIFRSTNLIGHDIPDVPGARRYTIEVPDIGEVRAEEFHKMPFEATIATPMRPVRDVMDSYIKVCVLLLAAMVIASLVIGRALSRFVLWPVRLIRDTAKRLGHDNLSERIPVPDVHDEISDLARLLNEMFDRLEVSFHQVRRFTADASHELKIPLSLISLHAEKMLVDGNLPPAQREAVQVQLEEIARLNRIIDELLFLSKADARAVKLDLRPQSPAPLVQAFAQDASVLAEHHGRRFSFEHQGEGNVALDSKWMRQVLLNLLTNAIHVSPADGLISMHSELTAERWRVSMEDQGPGLTAEQRERMFERFVRLTTPRNDYDGSGLGLAICRSIVTLHGGHISAAPGSQGRGLRVTTEIPTPPATA from the coding sequence ATGAAGTCGATTGGAACGCGGATCGCGGCCTGGTACGCGACCGCTGCCACCGCTACTCTCGCCTGCCTCTTCGTCGTCGGTTACCTGCTGCTGGAGAAGCAGCTGGTTCACGGCCTCGATCTGCTGATCGAGACGGAATTCCGTCAGATCGAGACGCGTCTGGGACCGGACTACCGCACCCTCAGCCCGCAGGCGATCGAGACGCGCATCCGCGAGATTACCGACTACGCCTCGACGCTGTTCTACATCGACATGCACATCCCGGGGAAAGGGGTGATCTTCCGCTCCACCAACCTGATCGGTCACGACATTCCCGACGTTCCCGGCGCGCGCAGGTACACGATCGAGGTGCCCGACATCGGCGAGGTGCGCGCCGAGGAATTCCACAAGATGCCCTTCGAGGCCACCATCGCCACGCCGATGCGGCCGGTGCGCGACGTGATGGACAGCTACATCAAGGTCTGCGTGCTGCTGCTCGCGGCAATGGTGATCGCCAGCCTCGTCATCGGGCGTGCGCTGTCCCGCTTCGTTCTCTGGCCGGTGCGGTTGATCCGGGACACCGCCAAGCGCCTCGGTCACGACAATCTGAGCGAGCGGATCCCGGTCCCCGACGTCCACGACGAGATCTCGGACCTGGCGCGGCTGCTGAACGAGATGTTCGATCGTCTGGAGGTCTCCTTCCACCAGGTGCGCCGCTTTACCGCCGACGCTTCGCACGAGCTGAAGATCCCGCTCTCGCTCATCAGCCTGCACGCGGAGAAGATGCTGGTGGACGGCAACCTCCCGCCTGCGCAGCGCGAGGCGGTGCAGGTGCAGTTGGAGGAGATCGCGCGCCTCAACCGGATCATCGACGAGCTGCTCTTCCTCTCCAAAGCCGACGCGCGCGCGGTCAAGCTCGATCTGCGGCCGCAGAGCCCGGCGCCTCTGGTGCAGGCTTTCGCCCAGGACGCCTCGGTGCTCGCCGAGCACCACGGCCGCCGCTTCAGCTTCGAGCACCAGGGCGAAGGGAACGTCGCCCTCGATTCGAAGTGGATGCGCCAGGTGCTGCTCAACTTGCTGACCAACGCCATCCACGTTTCGCCCGCCGACGGATTGATCTCGATGCACTCGGAGCTCACCGCGGAGCGCTGGCGTGTGAGCATGGAGGACCAGGGGCCGGGCCTGACCGCCGAGCAGCGCGAACGGATGTTCGAGCGCTTCGTCCGCCTGACCACGCCGCGGAACGATTATGACGGCAGTGGCCTGGGCCTCGCCATCTGCCGCAGCATCGTTACCCTGCACGGCGGGCACATCTCGGCTGCGCCGGGTTCCCAAGGCCGCGGGCTGCGGGTGACCACGGAAATTCCCACCCCGCCAGCTACGGCGTGA